Proteins from a single region of Primulina tabacum isolate GXHZ01 chromosome 5, ASM2559414v2, whole genome shotgun sequence:
- the LOC142547488 gene encoding putative serine/threonine-protein kinase PBL3 isoform X1, with translation MKLVVHSKNKRFPFLFSHRSLSLTSQCSDSEGDRSMSRVYDNWERLVKATLKREELRQVALCPSFSSSCVSTELNFGSALHDASALSTPSNSFCLDVRLIEFEELKKATGNFRRDLCLGEGAFSIIYRGWIHENTFTAANGFMRSLSLSGMAVAIKKWKSQTKLDLVACLAEYRYLCQLDHPNIVKLVGYCSERDNMVFVYEYMPKGSLNNHLFRRRRQALSWDTRIRVATGAATGLSFLHDRDIPVIHGDFHVDHILLDREFNAKLCGFGLAKDGPVSDVSRDFTRVLGTSDILAPEYVMTGHLTTKCDVFAFGVVLVEILSGRRVIDLITAIEEDGPVDWVKIYMNDKTKLLGIMDTKLKGKCTQNEAQTAVTLGLRCLNSNPELRPRMAEVLVVLQQLSNPKNR, from the exons ATGAAACTAGTAGTTCACTCGAAAAATAAACGTTTTCCCTTCTTATTCAGTCATCGTTCGCTTTCTTTAACTAGTCAGTGCAGTGATTCGGAGGGAGACAGATCAATGTCAAGGGTGTATGATAACTGGGAGAGGCTGGTTAAGGCCACTTTAAAGAGAGAGGAGCTTAGGCAAGTGGCGCTGTGCCCCAGCTTCAGCAGCTCCTGTGTTTCAACTGAACTCAATTTTGGTTCCGCCCTTCATGATGCTTCTG CTCTTTCGACCCCGAGTAATTCGTTTTGCTTGGACGTACGGCTCATAGAATTTGAAGAACTAAAAAAGGCAACAGGGAACTTTCGACGTGATTTGTGTTTAGGGGAAGGAGCATTCAGTATCATTTATAGAGGATGGATTCATGAGAACACTTTTACTGCTGCAAATGGATTCATGAGGTCACTCTCACTATCTGGAATGGCTGTTGCTATCAAGAAGTGGAAATCACAGACTAAACTGGACCTTGTCGCGTGTTTG GCTGAATATAGGTATCTATGTCAACTTGATCATCCTAACATAGTTAAACTCGTCGGATATTGCTCGGAAAGAGACAACATGGTTTTCGTGTATGAGTACATGCCGAAAGGAAGCTTGAACAATCATCTATTCAGAA GAAGGCGTCAGGCACTTTCTTGGGATACAAGAATCAGAGTGGCTACAGGTGCTGCTACAGGCCTCTCTTTTCTGCATGACAGGGACATTCCTGTAATACATGGAGATTTTCATGTTGATCACATTCTTTTGGATAGG GAATTTAATGCTAAATTGTGTGGCTTTGGTTTAGCCAAGGATGGTCCCGTCAGCGATGTGTCTCGTGACTTTACTCGAGTTTTAGGTACATCTGACATTCTTGCGCCTGAATATGTGATGACAG GTCACTTAACGACAAAATGTGATGTGTTCGCCTTCGGGGTTGTTTTGGTAGAAATACTATCTGGGCGCCGTGTTATTGATCTAATTACAGCCATTGAAGAGGATGGCCCTGTGGACTGGGTGAAGATATACATGAATGACAAGACAAAGTTGTTGGGTATCATGGACACCAAACTGAAGGGAAAATGCACACAAAATGAAGCACAGACTGCTGTAACCCTTGGTTTACGTTGTCTAAATTCAAATCCAGAGCTAAGACCTCGGATGGCCGAGGTTTTGGTTGTGCTACAACAACTCTCGAATCCGAAAAATCGATGA
- the LOC142547488 gene encoding putative serine/threonine-protein kinase PBL3 isoform X2, with translation MKLVVHSKNKRFPFLFSHRSLSLTSQCSDSEGDRSMSRVYDNWERLVKATLKREELRQVALCPSFSSSCVSTELNFALSTPSNSFCLDVRLIEFEELKKATGNFRRDLCLGEGAFSIIYRGWIHENTFTAANGFMRSLSLSGMAVAIKKWKSQTKLDLVACLAEYRYLCQLDHPNIVKLVGYCSERDNMVFVYEYMPKGSLNNHLFRRRRQALSWDTRIRVATGAATGLSFLHDRDIPVIHGDFHVDHILLDREFNAKLCGFGLAKDGPVSDVSRDFTRVLGTSDILAPEYVMTGHLTTKCDVFAFGVVLVEILSGRRVIDLITAIEEDGPVDWVKIYMNDKTKLLGIMDTKLKGKCTQNEAQTAVTLGLRCLNSNPELRPRMAEVLVVLQQLSNPKNR, from the exons ATGAAACTAGTAGTTCACTCGAAAAATAAACGTTTTCCCTTCTTATTCAGTCATCGTTCGCTTTCTTTAACTAGTCAGTGCAGTGATTCGGAGGGAGACAGATCAATGTCAAGGGTGTATGATAACTGGGAGAGGCTGGTTAAGGCCACTTTAAAGAGAGAGGAGCTTAGGCAAGTGGCGCTGTGCCCCAGCTTCAGCAGCTCCTGTGTTTCAACTGAACTCAATTTTG CTCTTTCGACCCCGAGTAATTCGTTTTGCTTGGACGTACGGCTCATAGAATTTGAAGAACTAAAAAAGGCAACAGGGAACTTTCGACGTGATTTGTGTTTAGGGGAAGGAGCATTCAGTATCATTTATAGAGGATGGATTCATGAGAACACTTTTACTGCTGCAAATGGATTCATGAGGTCACTCTCACTATCTGGAATGGCTGTTGCTATCAAGAAGTGGAAATCACAGACTAAACTGGACCTTGTCGCGTGTTTG GCTGAATATAGGTATCTATGTCAACTTGATCATCCTAACATAGTTAAACTCGTCGGATATTGCTCGGAAAGAGACAACATGGTTTTCGTGTATGAGTACATGCCGAAAGGAAGCTTGAACAATCATCTATTCAGAA GAAGGCGTCAGGCACTTTCTTGGGATACAAGAATCAGAGTGGCTACAGGTGCTGCTACAGGCCTCTCTTTTCTGCATGACAGGGACATTCCTGTAATACATGGAGATTTTCATGTTGATCACATTCTTTTGGATAGG GAATTTAATGCTAAATTGTGTGGCTTTGGTTTAGCCAAGGATGGTCCCGTCAGCGATGTGTCTCGTGACTTTACTCGAGTTTTAGGTACATCTGACATTCTTGCGCCTGAATATGTGATGACAG GTCACTTAACGACAAAATGTGATGTGTTCGCCTTCGGGGTTGTTTTGGTAGAAATACTATCTGGGCGCCGTGTTATTGATCTAATTACAGCCATTGAAGAGGATGGCCCTGTGGACTGGGTGAAGATATACATGAATGACAAGACAAAGTTGTTGGGTATCATGGACACCAAACTGAAGGGAAAATGCACACAAAATGAAGCACAGACTGCTGTAACCCTTGGTTTACGTTGTCTAAATTCAAATCCAGAGCTAAGACCTCGGATGGCCGAGGTTTTGGTTGTGCTACAACAACTCTCGAATCCGAAAAATCGATGA